The following coding sequences lie in one Oryctolagus cuniculus chromosome 7, mOryCun1.1, whole genome shotgun sequence genomic window:
- the CD1D gene encoding antigen-presenting glycoprotein CD1d isoform X1 → MGPLLFLLLLGLHKVSGSSELLQRSFPFHGLQISSFVSSSQARTDCLAWLGELQTHSWSNDSDSIRFLKPWSQGTFNLQQWEQVQNELWVYRLSFTRDIQDFVKLLKLTYPIELQVFAGCEMHPGNASESFFHVAYQGMHVLSFRGTLWEAAPGTPPFVKLVVKELNLDHGTREMIQELLNNTCPQFVSGLIEAGRSELEKQVKPEAWLSSGPSPGPGRLLLVCRVSGFYPKPVQVMWMRGDQKQPHTRQGDFLPNADGTWYLRVTLDVAAGDAAGLSCRVKHSSLGGQDIVLYWAGSHTSVYLIVVLVVLALLGLGAGLIFWFRRRCSYQGIL, encoded by the exons ATGGGCCCCCTGCTGTTCCTGCTGCTTTTGGGGCTCCACAAGGTTTCAGGAAGTTCTGAGC TCTTGCAAAGAAGTTTCCCGTTTCATGGACTGCAGATCTCCTCCTTTGTCAGCAGCAGCCAGGCACGCACAGACTGCTTGGCGTGGCTGGGGGAGCTGCAGACCCACAGTTGGAGCAATGACTCAGACTCCATCCGCTTCCTGAAGCCCTGGTCCCAGGGCACATTCAACCTCCAGCAGTGGGAGCAGGTGCAGAATGAGCTTTGGGTTTATCGACTCAGTTTCACCAGGGACATTCAAGATTTTGTCAAACTGCTGAAGCTAACCT ACCCTATTGAGCTTCAGGTGTTTGCTGGCTGTGAGATGCACCCTGGCAATGCCTCAGAAAGCTTCTTCCACGTGGCCTATCAAGGAATGCACGTTTTGAGTTTCCGAGGAACTTTGTGGGAGGCAGCTCCAGGGACTCCGCCGTTTGTAAAGCTTGTTGTCAAAGAGCTCAACCTGGACCATGGGACAAGAGAAATGATACAGGAGCTCCTGAATAACACCTGTCCCCAATTTGTCAGTGGTCTCATTGAGGCTGGGAGATCAGAACTGGAGAAGCAAG TGAAGCCCGAGGCCTGGCTGTCCAGCGGCCCCAGCCCTGGACCTGGCCGTCTGCTGCTAGTGTGCCgtgtctctggcttctacccaaagccTGTCCAGGTGATGTGGATGCGGGGAGACCAGAAGCAGCCACACACTCGACAAGGTGACTTCCTGCCCAATGCCGATGGGACGTGGTATCTCCGAGTTACCCTGGACGTGGCAGCTGGGGATGCGGCTGGCCTGTCCTGTCGGGTGAAGCACAGCAGTCTAGGAGGCCAGGACATCGTCCTCTACTGGG CTGGGAGCCACACCTCTGTGTACTTGATCGTGGTGCTGGTGGTCCTGGCCTTACTGGGGCTCGGTGCAGGCTTAATCTTCTGGTTTAGGAGGCGCTG CTCCTACCAAGGCATCTTGTGA